One part of the Streptomyces ferrugineus genome encodes these proteins:
- a CDS encoding MerR family transcriptional regulator gives MRIGELAAVVGVTTRTVRHYHHQGLLPEPERRPNGYRDYTLRHAVVLARIRRLTELGLGLAEVRDVLAEDAGKDLVEVLGELDEDLARQEAALRERRARLRALLETEGGLPAEGPVSPQLAALFRDMAHVVSDSPMAAKDREVLALIETTGSPEDRERLIGIMGGALAAPGGVERALAAYALLDDLVDAAPDDPRVDEAARALADCLPRELLPEAWGDIDHDDSFLRAFYADFAPAQAEAIRRTLHILTESNGDGP, from the coding sequence ATGCGGATCGGAGAACTCGCCGCCGTCGTCGGTGTCACCACACGGACCGTGCGGCACTACCACCATCAGGGGCTGCTGCCCGAGCCGGAGCGGCGGCCGAACGGGTATCGGGACTACACCTTGCGGCATGCCGTCGTGCTCGCGCGGATCCGGCGGCTGACGGAGCTGGGGCTGGGGCTCGCGGAGGTGCGGGACGTGCTCGCCGAGGATGCCGGGAAGGATCTCGTCGAGGTGCTGGGCGAGCTCGACGAGGATCTCGCCCGGCAGGAGGCCGCGCTCCGGGAGCGGCGGGCGCGGCTGCGGGCGTTGCTGGAGACGGAGGGCGGGCTGCCGGCGGAGGGGCCGGTGTCGCCTCAGCTGGCCGCGCTCTTCCGGGACATGGCGCATGTCGTCTCCGACTCTCCCATGGCTGCCAAGGACCGCGAGGTGCTCGCCCTGATCGAGACCACGGGCTCGCCGGAGGACCGGGAACGGCTCATCGGGATCATGGGTGGCGCGCTGGCCGCGCCCGGCGGTGTGGAGCGCGCCCTGGCCGCCTACGCCCTCCTCGACGACCTCGTCGACGCCGCCCCCGACGACCCGCGCGTCGACGAGGCCGCCCGTGCCCTCGCCGACTGCCTGCCGCGCGAGCTGCTCCCGGAGGCGTGGGGGGACATCGACCACGACGACAGCTTTCTGCGTGCCTTCTACGCCGACTTCGCCCCGGCCCAGGCGGAGGCCATCCGTCGCACCCTGCACATCCTCACCGAGTCGAATGGGGACGGGCCGTGA
- a CDS encoding Uma2 family endonuclease gives MTAVAHEPTTLAEGLLDIFLSLDTPEGFRAELIEGEIVVTPPPDGDHEKYISRIVRQVVRRSHTDMDFSGNKGLRLRSGESCPKNHVIPDVTFAPVEFDVFGGADSWMPCDGVAMVLEVTSTKPRADREAKRRCYARGGIPLYLLIDREASSVTLFSDPEKDDYRQLCTLPFGKPIALPEPFAFDLDTTDFL, from the coding sequence ATGACTGCTGTGGCGCATGAGCCCACCACGCTGGCTGAGGGACTGCTGGACATCTTCCTGTCCCTCGACACCCCGGAGGGCTTCCGGGCCGAACTGATCGAGGGGGAGATCGTTGTGACGCCGCCGCCGGACGGGGACCACGAGAAGTACATCAGCCGGATCGTGCGGCAAGTGGTCAGGCGCTCCCACACCGACATGGATTTCTCCGGGAACAAGGGGCTGAGGCTGAGGAGCGGCGAGTCCTGCCCGAAGAACCACGTGATCCCGGACGTCACCTTCGCGCCCGTCGAGTTCGACGTTTTCGGGGGCGCGGACTCCTGGATGCCCTGCGACGGCGTCGCCATGGTCCTCGAGGTGACGTCCACCAAGCCCAGGGCCGACCGCGAGGCCAAGCGCCGCTGCTACGCCCGGGGCGGCATCCCCCTCTACCTGCTGATCGACCGCGAGGCCTCCTCGGTCACGCTGTTCAGCGACCCGGAGAAGGACGACTACCGGCAGCTCTGCACCCTCCCCTTCGGCAAACCGATCGCCCTGCCGGAGCCGTTCGCCTTCGACCTGGACACGACGGACTTTCTCTGA
- a CDS encoding AraC family transcriptional regulator, with amino-acid sequence MNAQEQSSWTRARLGRCGPPLDLLTARFARHVYAPHAHEELTVGVCVAGLEVIAYRGGHIIAGPGSIVVLEPGEMHTGGPAAPDGYAYRALYAAPALLTDGTTGSTLPHFREPVLDDPELAAALRRAHTELATCPDPLEAESRIPWLLTALAHRHSTARVAHDPVPGAHRIAHAVRDRLADELSSPPTLASLATDLGLSRYQLLRAFRTTMGIPPYAWLAQHRVTRARSLLETGLRPAEVAGLVGFADQAHLTRWFRRVLGVTPAAYRNSVQDSGA; translated from the coding sequence ATGAACGCACAGGAGCAGTCCAGCTGGACCAGGGCACGGCTCGGCCGCTGCGGCCCGCCCCTCGACCTGCTCACCGCCCGCTTCGCCCGGCACGTGTACGCCCCGCACGCACACGAGGAACTCACCGTCGGCGTCTGCGTCGCCGGTCTGGAGGTCATCGCCTACCGGGGCGGCCACATCATCGCGGGCCCCGGCTCGATCGTCGTCCTCGAACCCGGCGAGATGCACACGGGCGGCCCGGCGGCCCCCGACGGCTACGCCTACCGAGCCCTGTACGCCGCCCCCGCTCTCCTGACCGACGGCACGACCGGCTCCACCCTCCCCCACTTCCGCGAACCGGTCCTCGACGACCCGGAACTGGCTGCCGCCCTGCGTCGCGCGCACACGGAACTGGCCACCTGCCCGGACCCTCTGGAGGCCGAGTCCCGTATCCCATGGCTGCTCACGGCCCTGGCCCACCGCCACTCCACAGCGCGCGTGGCACACGACCCGGTGCCCGGCGCCCACCGCATCGCCCACGCGGTACGAGACCGCCTGGCGGACGAACTCTCCTCCCCACCCACCCTCGCATCCCTCGCCACTGATCTCGGCCTCTCCCGCTACCAGCTCCTGCGAGCGTTCCGCACGACGATGGGGATACCGCCGTACGCCTGGCTGGCCCAGCACCGGGTGACCCGGGCCCGCAGCCTGCTGGAGACCGGTCTGCGCCCGGCCGAGGTCGCGGGCCTGGTGGGCTTCGCGGACCAGGCGCACCTCACCCGCTGGTTCCGCCGCGTGCTGGGCGTGACGCCGGCGGCGTACCGCAACAGCGTTCAAGACAGCGGAGCGTGA